The following are from one region of the Romeriopsis navalis LEGE 11480 genome:
- a CDS encoding NAD-dependent epimerase/dehydratase family protein, producing the protein MKVLVTGSSGLVGSEAVAYYDQQGHQVVGVDNNMRAEFFGTQGDTHWNRQRLEQTMQQFQHYAIDIRDREQLFELFQTHQFDLIIHCAAQPSHDKACQIPLLDFEVNALGTINLLEATRQFTPKAVFIHMSTNKVYGDAPNEVPRVEHEKRYDYANPEDFHGIAETCRIDRCLHSLFGASKASADIVAQEYGRYFGMNVGIFRGGCLTGPSHSGVELHGFLSYLVKVALTGRTYKVFGYKGKQVRDNIHSYDVIQAFEAFRRNPRPGEVYNLGGGRDNSVSIMEAFDLVESISGRKIDWVYVDDNRVGDHICYISDLRKLQSHFPDWSITRSLPSIFEEMIEAESARLAAAV; encoded by the coding sequence ATGAAGGTATTAGTCACGGGTTCTAGTGGTTTGGTTGGGTCTGAGGCCGTTGCCTATTACGATCAACAGGGCCATCAAGTTGTTGGTGTGGATAACAATATGCGAGCGGAGTTCTTCGGGACTCAAGGAGATACGCATTGGAATCGCCAACGTCTAGAACAAACGATGCAGCAGTTTCAGCATTACGCGATCGATATTCGCGATCGTGAACAGCTGTTTGAACTGTTTCAAACGCACCAGTTTGATTTGATTATTCACTGTGCGGCTCAGCCTTCCCACGATAAAGCCTGCCAAATTCCCCTGTTGGATTTTGAGGTCAATGCTTTAGGGACAATCAACTTGCTGGAGGCAACGCGCCAATTTACCCCCAAAGCCGTATTCATTCATATGAGTACGAATAAAGTCTATGGGGATGCGCCCAATGAAGTGCCGCGCGTCGAGCATGAAAAGCGTTATGACTACGCTAATCCAGAAGATTTTCATGGGATTGCGGAAACTTGTCGCATCGATCGTTGCTTACATTCGTTGTTTGGGGCATCGAAAGCTTCGGCGGATATTGTGGCGCAAGAATATGGTCGCTATTTCGGTATGAATGTCGGCATTTTCCGGGGTGGTTGTCTTACTGGCCCGTCGCACTCCGGGGTGGAACTGCATGGCTTCTTGTCTTACCTAGTCAAAGTTGCTTTGACGGGTCGGACTTACAAAGTCTTTGGTTACAAGGGCAAGCAAGTGCGCGATAATATCCACAGCTATGATGTCATCCAGGCGTTTGAGGCTTTCCGCCGTAATCCTCGTCCCGGCGAAGTCTATAACTTGGGTGGTGGTCGTGACAATAGTGTTTCGATTATGGAAGCGTTTGACCTGGTTGAATCAATTTCCGGTCGCAAGATTGATTGGGTGTATGTCGATGACAACCGCGTCGGCGATCATATCTGCTATATCTCTGACCTGCGCAAGTTGCAGTCGCATTTCCCGGATTGGTCAATTACGCGATCATTGCCGAGTATCTTTGAGGAAATGATCGAGGCTGAATCAGCTCGGTTAGCGGCGGCAGTTTAG